GATAAAGAGCCTGTTGAATACCTTTGTATTCACTCACCAGTTTAAATGTGGGAGAAATAACATGATCTTCAATCTTTAATCCTTTTGCAAACCCTTGAGTAAAAGTTGTTTTTCCAGTTCCGAGATTCCCGATTAACCCAACCACTGAACCACTTGGAATTTTTACTGCTAAGTTTTTCGCAAAATTTTGAGTTTCTTCAACAGTGTAAAAAGTTACATTCATCATTTAGGATCCATGATGAAAATAGGTACCATCATTTCTTCCATAGAAATGCCGCCATGCTGGAAACTTCCCTTCAACATATTTTTATATTTATGCTGTTCGTTGGGGTATAAAAAGTAAAAGTCATCTTTAGCCAACAAATAGTTATTCTGATGCCCAAGTGAGGGTAAATGATAGGATGAAAGATCTCGAACATCAATAGCGCTTTTTCCATTCGCATTTATATTCCGTCCATGTTTATATCTCACCCCGGACGATGAATCTTTATCAGCCGCTACCATCGCATCTCTTTTTACCATTATACTACCATGATCACTTGTCATTACAACCTTAAAACCAGCGGTAGCCAATTCTGATAAAACATTTCGAATCCAGGAATTTTCATACCAAATTTTTATAGCTTGCCGATAACCCGATTCATCCGGAACCATTTCTTTTAAGACATCCGATTCTGACCGGCGATGGGCCAATTGATCCACAAAATTCACAACGATTGCCAATAAGTCAAAATTTAGATATTGATTTACATTTGACTGGAATTTCTGCCCTTCATCCACCATCCAAATTTTATGATAATGAAGTGATTTTTCACTCAATCCGGAACCCTTTAATTGATCCTTGAGGAATCTATCTTCTAAATGGTTTAAGCTTCCTTTATCCGACACCATTTTGTCTAATTGTTCAGGGTATTTTTTACAAAATTGATCGGGAAATAATCCTGAGAAAATAGCATTCCTGCTAAATGGTGTTGCCGATGGCAAAATAGAAACTGATGGTTTTATTTTAATGGAAAAATCTTCAGCCAATAGTGGATAAAGCGCCATGAACTGATCCAACCGCATGGCATCCATAACCAACATGCAGACCTTTTCATTAGCTTCTAATAGAGGTTGAACAGAATTTCGAAAAATATCGGTAGAAAGTGTTGGGCTATTTAGCCCGGACATCCAATTTTTATAATTATCTTCAATAAAATGAGTGAAGTTTCTATTCGAGGATTGAATTTGCTCATCTAAGATTTGGTGGAGACTCACCTCCTTTTGTTCTTCAAAATCCAACTGCCATTTAACCAACCGATTATAAATCATCCACCAATCATCAAAAGAAACGGCATCTTCGATATTCAATTCAATTTTCTGGAATTCCTGCAAATAACCACTCGTGGTTTTTTCACCACGAATTTTTGCATCTTCCAGTACTTGTTTACAAGCTATGAAGATCTGGTTAGGATTTACAGGTTTGATTAAATAATGGGCAATTTTTTCAGAGATTGCTTCATCCATAAGCCACTCTTCTTCACTTTTAGTAATCATTATCACTGGCAATGTAGGATTGTTATTTTTAATCTCCCTGAGTGTTTCCATACCATCTAGGCCCGGCATGAATTGATCTAAAAGGACGAGGTCAAAAACTTCATCTCTGGTATGGGATATACCATCGCGACCATTTGAACACGTAGAAATTTCATATCCTTTTTCTTCTAAAAAAAGAATGTGAGGTTTGAGGTGGCCGATCTCATCGTCGACCCAAAGGATTTTACCGCGGGATTTTTCCATAATAAATAGACTTAGAAATTACGGAATCTTAAAAAGGGGATAGATAAAAAAATAAGTTGAAATAGTGCTGTAAAAAAAAGGTGTGTTTACTTAGCTCTAAACCATCTGAAATGATTTTAATTAGGTGGGCAGTCCTATATTATTTTGTCGTCATGGTAAAAACACCATTCCAGTCTTTTCCCGGTGATTCATTTTTAAAATAATCACATCTATCTATATAAACCGCCGATGGTGTAGTGGGCCTAGCCAGGAATTTCTCTTCCAACTCTAAGGAAACTTTAAATTGTTTTTTTGCTTTCATCCAGTCTTGTTTGAGGTAAAGTTTCATTCCTTTATTAAAGGCTTGAATTAATTGAGATTTTTCTTCTGAAAGCTCATTTTTTAGAGCCAATAGCTCATAACCTTTAACCGGTTTTTTCTTTCCTTTTACACGAAGATTATCCAAGAACCGCCATTCAAATTTATCTTTAACAACTTTATATGTATTCTCTGCAACAAAAATATAAACACCATAATGCTTCGCTGCCGGTTCAAGTCTCGCAGCTAAATTTACAGTATCTCCCATCATGGTATAATTCATTCGCATGGCCGACCCCATATTCCCCGTCACCATTTGACCTGAATTCAATCCCACTCGATGGCGAATATTATGAACCAAATCTGGCCAGTCTCCTTCGTCTTCCCATTTTTTTCTCATGATGACCAATTTCTTTTCCATTTCCAGCGCAGTTAAACAAGCATGGTATTCATGATTTTCTAAGGGAACAGGCGCACCATAAAAGGCCACAATCGCATCACCGATATATTTATCTAAAGTACCCTTATGCTCCAATAATATGTCCGTCATTTCAGTCAAATATTCATTCATGAGACGAACCATTCGTGTCGGTTCCAATACTTCTGAAAAGGAAGAGAAACTTTGAATATCAGAAAAAAAAGCAGTATGATATCCAGCGACCCCACCCAATTTTGGCTCCTGTTTATCTGTATACATTTGGTCAATCAAATCAGGTGATATATAAGCTCCGAAAGTATCTTTAAGAAAATTCTTATTTTTTTGCTCAATGATAAATTGATAAATCACATTGGCAGTATAAGTGATACCTAAACTAACAATTGGCGCTACAATGGGAATGACCAAAGATTCTCCAATTTCAGGCAGAGGTGAATTAAAATACTCGGGGTTATTTGCTACTACAGAATTTGGCATGATAGAACCTAAGGTACTTTTTAAATACCAAAATAGATCATCAACAAACAGTCCGCATGCTATGGCGAAATAGATGATTCCCTCTAAAATTATCAGGATTCCTGCCACAACCGGATTCAAATAAGATAAAATCAAGAATGCAATTACACTCAAAAGAGCGATTAATAATGAGTGACTAATGGAATATCCATAAATCAATTCTGTTAATTGACCGCCTAAAACCTCGATATAATTGCTATCCAATAGTGTTTGGATTGCATTACCATGGGTTTCCATTCCCGGCGTTAATTGCTGAATGCCCCAAAAATTATAGAATGGGGTCTGTTTATAATCGTGATGCACCTCAACCGAAGTGCCAATTACAACAATCTTGTTAAAGAACGGCGATTGGGTAATATCATATTCATCACCAATGCCCATGGCTTCCATCATTTCCTGCCGTTCCTGTGGATCTTCAATGGCAGTAATCCATTCGGGGATTTCACCTGGGAGGAACTGGCTCATCCAATCTAGATCTTCGATTGGATCTCGCAACGTAACATCTTCCGTATCAATCACATAAGCCAATGAATATTTTGGAAAAGTTCCCCATGCGGGGAGGTCCTTTTCACCACGATATTTATACCCTGAAGGCGGACCATAATAATTAACAAGAAATGAATTTCCTGCACCGTACGCTTTAATCTTGTGGTCGCCATAAGTCCAAATCAAATTATCCCGATCAAAATAAGGTTTTGCTGTATCCGGAATACCTTTAAATGCCTTAAGCGCTTTCACCGCGAGGGTGAGGTAGTACTTATCCGGTTCGTGGGCCATTTCTCCAAAAATAGCATAGCGTCGAGAAAATCCATCAATATCCATTTGATCATTGATTAAACCCATTTCTGGATTGGCATTTACTACGGGTTCCACGGGATAAGCAATATATTGAGGAGGTACCAACGATGGTTCTGTTACCATTTTCACATTCATGACAACTGTAGTACCAAACAATTGTGCTTCGGTGATTGCTTCTCCCAGAATTTTATCCCCATGCCTTGGAATCAAATAAGGAAGAGATTCCCAAATATATTTCGCCTGTGTCGTATCCCGAACATGGGGAACTTGATCAATGATATATTCGGGTGAAGTTGAAGAAATCAAATCCTGGTAAATTTCAGATCGATTTTCAGGCGCATCAAACTGAATATCAAAAACAATAACCTTTGCTCCGGCCTTATAAAGATTTCGGACAACTCTCCCCCACACACTTCCCCGTGGATATGGCCATTCTTCCGGCATAAGTCGCCAAGCTTCATCGTCTACTTCCAGCAACACCACATCGGTACCGCGATCGATATAGGTTGAGTCAGAAATAGTCCATCCTGTTAATGGACCACGGACAGAATTAAATCGATAATCATAAGTCTTTAATTCAATCGTGTCAAAAACACCAATCCAGTGAAAAAGTGAAACAACAATAATCGCCCCAAGGGTGATTACCCAGCCAACCCATTGGTCCTGGATGTACTTTTGGACGTTTTGTAAGGTGACCTTCACAGTCAAAAGTTATATTGAAGATTCAGTATAATACCCATTGAATTTATATCTAATACTTCACCTGCATTATCGACCTTTCCGTCACCATCATTATCGACTTCATCCTTTTTAAAACTAGGTACATAATTCAATCGAATTTGGCTAACGATAGATGCAGAAAGGTTGTTGCGGATTCGGTAATCTGCACCGGCCTTTAATCCAAATAATTGAGATTTCACCTGACTTTGGCTATTCAAAAGTGAGATGGATCCCCTTGCAAGCATCTTGTCGTCCAACATTTTATAATTAGCTGAAAATGCAATATTTGTCCAAGTATATGGTATTTTGATTAATGTGCTCCCATCCATGGATGGGATTTCCAACTTTGTTTGGCTGAATTGGGCTATTGTTTTTAATTGACTCGGATACGAGGAGGAAAGATTGATTGAAATGGTTTTTGAATCTGTTTTTGGGAAAAGATAACTACCACTTCGTTTTTTAATTAACTGATCCACGTTTGTTACATTACCAATATTAAGGGTGAGATTCTGGTTAACATTTCCACTGGTAAATGGAATTGTAATAGCCATCATATTGGTGGCTGCCTTAGAATCTTCGCGGAGATCAATCGTTCTGCTTCCAATTGAATCCAATTGTGTCTTTTCATTGTTTTTCCCAATTGATTGGTAATTCACGATAAAAGATGGCATACCTGGTCCGGGTAAAAATGTGAAATTTATAAATAATGTATTCGTATTCAATGGGTTCACTGTTGTTCTCAGGATTTTATTATCCAAATGCTTGAAACCTATATTAAGAAATAGTTTATGATCCATTAATGAGACTCTATCTGAAATCGTAAATTGGCGGGCATTATTCCTTAGAAATGGATTGGCCAATGAAACATATTCCGGACCGACTTGACGATACTCCATCAAAAGGCTATTCCGAGCATAATGACCACGAAGGCGAATACTAAATGCAGATGAAGGCATATTTATAATTGTAGAAATGGGATGTTTTTTAATAGTATTGACATCAAATGGAACGAGGGGGGTCATATTCGTATTTATTATAAATATGTCCTTGAACTTGATCGGATCAACCAACAAATCACTCGTTTTTATTTTTGTGGAACCTGATATCTCATTACCATCCTTATCATATTGAAGGCCGATAAATCCGTCTAAAGAATCGTCAAGCGCCGTATCCAAATCAGCCTTAGACATGGTCCCGTCCCAAATATCTCGATTGAACATGCTCATATTCCAATCGAAGTCCAGTGTTAATTTTTTATCATCAAAAGTTGTTCCGAGATTAAATCCAAAAACGATGTTGTCCATGGGTTTTACGCCACCCCAATGAGATGTAGGTGCATTAAGGGAGTTACCTGCCGTTGTTAAGGCTGTTCGGAATGATTCAATATTATACGTTCCCACTGTTATTCCCTGAACCAATGAATCTGAAGTGAACTCGGTACTTTCCAAAACCCCGGTAACGGAACTGGTATCATCCCGCATCTTCATGAAATGTATTCCAATCTTAAATTTGGAGAATAGATCCAATGAGGCGCGCAATCCAGTTACTTTTCGTTTGAATGCAAAACCGGTTCTATCGAGAAAATAAGTTTTAGAACCATCTTCATTGCTTTGTGTTAAATCTGTTAAAATACGGTATCCACCGTTAATTCTGTTTTTTTGATTAACGTTTCGATTCAGTTCGCCATTTACAAACTGCAGTCGAATCCATTTTAAATTGGCATCAATTCCCAGTCCACGGATCCGTTTTCCATCTACCGTAAAGGGGCTAAACCTTGGGTAAAAGTCGCCTACATTCACATTAAGAAAATTACCGAATGAAAATTGTGTACCAAACCGATTATGTGGTTGGAGATATTGAGTTTCCCTCGTGCTTAAACGCAAGTCGGTGGATAATTTCGCCCACTGCAAATCTATTGAATAATCGCCC
Above is a window of Candidatus Neomarinimicrobiota bacterium DNA encoding:
- the tsaE gene encoding tRNA (adenosine(37)-N6)-threonylcarbamoyltransferase complex ATPase subunit type 1 TsaE, producing the protein MMNVTFYTVEETQNFAKNLAVKIPSGSVVGLIGNLGTGKTTFTQGFAKGLKIEDHVISPTFKLVSEYKGIQQALYHIDCYRLEKPVEFLNIGGEHFLNPEDGITLIEWAERIEPYWSDDWIFIHFNRISGDPNARSIKISGIDL
- a CDS encoding response regulator: MEKSRGKILWVDDEIGHLKPHILFLEEKGYEISTCSNGRDGISHTRDEVFDLVLLDQFMPGLDGMETLREIKNNNPTLPVIMITKSEEEWLMDEAISEKIAHYLIKPVNPNQIFIACKQVLEDAKIRGEKTTSGYLQEFQKIELNIEDAVSFDDWWMIYNRLVKWQLDFEEQKEVSLHQILDEQIQSSNRNFTHFIEDNYKNWMSGLNSPTLSTDIFRNSVQPLLEANEKVCMLVMDAMRLDQFMALYPLLAEDFSIKIKPSVSILPSATPFSRNAIFSGLFPDQFCKKYPEQLDKMVSDKGSLNHLEDRFLKDQLKGSGLSEKSLHYHKIWMVDEGQKFQSNVNQYLNFDLLAIVVNFVDQLAHRRSESDVLKEMVPDESGYRQAIKIWYENSWIRNVLSELATAGFKVVMTSDHGSIMVKRDAMVAADKDSSSGVRYKHGRNINANGKSAIDVRDLSSYHLPSLGHQNNYLLAKDDFYFLYPNEQHKYKNMLKGSFQHGGISMEEMMVPIFIMDPK
- a CDS encoding adenylate/guanylate cyclase domain-containing protein; this encodes MKVTLQNVQKYIQDQWVGWVITLGAIIVVSLFHWIGVFDTIELKTYDYRFNSVRGPLTGWTISDSTYIDRGTDVVLLEVDDEAWRLMPEEWPYPRGSVWGRVVRNLYKAGAKVIVFDIQFDAPENRSEIYQDLISSTSPEYIIDQVPHVRDTTQAKYIWESLPYLIPRHGDKILGEAITEAQLFGTTVVMNVKMVTEPSLVPPQYIAYPVEPVVNANPEMGLINDQMDIDGFSRRYAIFGEMAHEPDKYYLTLAVKALKAFKGIPDTAKPYFDRDNLIWTYGDHKIKAYGAGNSFLVNYYGPPSGYKYRGEKDLPAWGTFPKYSLAYVIDTEDVTLRDPIEDLDWMSQFLPGEIPEWITAIEDPQERQEMMEAMGIGDEYDITQSPFFNKIVVIGTSVEVHHDYKQTPFYNFWGIQQLTPGMETHGNAIQTLLDSNYIEVLGGQLTELIYGYSISHSLLIALLSVIAFLILSYLNPVVAGILIILEGIIYFAIACGLFVDDLFWYLKSTLGSIMPNSVVANNPEYFNSPLPEIGESLVIPIVAPIVSLGITYTANVIYQFIIEQKNKNFLKDTFGAYISPDLIDQMYTDKQEPKLGGVAGYHTAFFSDIQSFSSFSEVLEPTRMVRLMNEYLTEMTDILLEHKGTLDKYIGDAIVAFYGAPVPLENHEYHACLTALEMEKKLVIMRKKWEDEGDWPDLVHNIRHRVGLNSGQMVTGNMGSAMRMNYTMMGDTVNLAARLEPAAKHYGVYIFVAENTYKVVKDKFEWRFLDNLRVKGKKKPVKGYELLALKNELSEEKSQLIQAFNKGMKLYLKQDWMKAKKQFKVSLELEEKFLARPTTPSAVYIDRCDYFKNESPGKDWNGVFTMTTK